One region of Syntrophobacter fumaroxidans MPOB genomic DNA includes:
- the ilvN gene encoding acetolactate synthase small subunit, which yields MKHTLSVLVENSPGVLTRVAGLFARRGFNIDSLAVGRTERNDVSRMTIVVEGDHHYIEQVTKQLHKLIDVIKISDITTDEYVDRELVMVKVAAEPSQRVEIMHIAGIFRARVVDLARKTITFECTGTEGKINAFEESLRPYGIKELVRTGKVAMLRGARFVSVDGGSKEIES from the coding sequence ATGAAACACACCCTTTCGGTTCTCGTGGAAAACAGTCCCGGTGTCCTGACCCGGGTCGCCGGCTTGTTTGCCCGGCGGGGATTCAACATCGACAGCCTGGCGGTCGGCCGTACCGAGCGAAACGATGTGTCCAGGATGACCATCGTGGTCGAGGGCGATCACCATTACATCGAGCAGGTCACCAAGCAGCTCCATAAGCTGATCGACGTCATCAAGATCAGCGACATCACCACCGATGAATACGTCGATCGGGAACTGGTGATGGTCAAGGTGGCGGCCGAGCCCAGCCAGCGGGTGGAAATCATGCACATCGCCGGTATCTTCCGGGCGCGGGTGGTCGATCTGGCCCGCAAGACCATAACGTTCGAGTGTACCGGGACCGAGGGGAAGATCAATGCCTTCGAGGAGTCCTTGCGCCCGTACGGGATCAAGGAACTGGTTCGGACCGGGAAGGTTGCCATGTTGCGCGGCGCAAGGTTCGTCAGCGTGGACGGCGGATCGAAGGAGATAGAGTCTTAG
- the ilvB gene encoding biosynthetic-type acetolactate synthase large subunit yields MKMRGAQIFFECLKKEGVEVIFGFPGGAVLDIYHEMPKHNIRHILVRHEQGAAHMADGYARASGRVGVCLVTSGPGATNTVTGVATAYMDSVPMVVFTGQVPTPLIGDDAFQEVDIIGITRPCTKHSYLVRNVNDMSRVIREAFYLARTGRPGPVVVDLPKDVIQASTDFKYPKKVDLPGYRPTVEAHSGQVKRAYEVLRKAKSPLIFAGGGIIISDSSQELIRIADLIQAPVTCSLMGLGCFPAGIADAKGRRRPNPLWLGMVGMHGTYQANMAISQADVIFGVGVRFDDRVTGKISEFAPKAKIIHIDVDPSSISKNVVVDVPIVGDCKNALQQLIRLFEGEPLEGVSDVRRPWFDQINAWKKGHPLTYVQGNELIKPQYVIEKIWELTGGDAIITTEVGQHQMWTAQFFEFDRPRSLLTSGGLGTMGYGFPAAIGAQMAFPDRLVIDIAGDGSIQMNIQELCTAVCNDIPVKVAILNNLYLGLPRQWQELFYEKNYTGSCMEGSPDFVKLAEAYGAIGLRANKPEEVEPVLREAFKIRKPVLMDFLVSREEGVYPIVPPGKSITEMLLA; encoded by the coding sequence ATGAAAATGCGGGGAGCTCAGATATTTTTCGAGTGCTTGAAGAAGGAAGGGGTCGAGGTCATCTTCGGTTTCCCCGGCGGGGCAGTGCTCGACATATACCACGAGATGCCAAAGCACAATATTCGGCACATCCTGGTGCGCCACGAACAGGGTGCCGCTCACATGGCCGACGGTTACGCCAGGGCGAGCGGACGCGTCGGTGTGTGCCTGGTTACCTCCGGCCCGGGCGCCACCAACACGGTCACCGGCGTCGCCACCGCGTACATGGATTCCGTCCCCATGGTGGTCTTTACCGGGCAGGTGCCGACGCCGCTTATCGGCGACGATGCCTTCCAGGAAGTGGACATCATCGGCATTACACGTCCGTGCACGAAGCACAGCTACCTCGTGCGCAACGTCAACGACATGTCCCGGGTGATTCGCGAGGCGTTTTACCTGGCGCGCACGGGGCGGCCCGGTCCGGTTGTGGTCGACCTGCCCAAGGACGTGATCCAGGCCTCCACCGACTTCAAGTATCCCAAGAAGGTGGACCTTCCCGGCTACCGTCCCACGGTCGAAGCCCATTCCGGGCAGGTAAAGCGGGCGTACGAGGTTTTGAGGAAGGCCAAATCGCCGCTCATCTTCGCGGGAGGCGGTATCATCATTTCGGATTCATCGCAGGAGTTGATCAGGATAGCCGACCTGATCCAGGCCCCGGTGACCTGCTCGCTCATGGGCCTTGGCTGTTTTCCGGCCGGGATTGCCGACGCCAAAGGCCGGCGGCGGCCCAATCCGCTCTGGCTGGGTATGGTGGGGATGCACGGCACCTACCAGGCGAACATGGCGATATCCCAGGCCGATGTGATCTTCGGCGTCGGCGTGCGCTTCGACGACCGTGTCACCGGCAAGATCAGCGAGTTTGCGCCGAAGGCCAAAATCATACACATTGACGTCGACCCGTCGAGCATCAGCAAGAACGTGGTGGTTGACGTTCCCATTGTGGGCGACTGCAAGAATGCGCTCCAGCAGTTGATCCGGTTGTTCGAAGGCGAACCCCTGGAAGGTGTTTCCGACGTGCGACGCCCTTGGTTCGATCAGATCAACGCATGGAAAAAAGGACATCCGCTCACTTATGTTCAGGGAAACGAGCTCATAAAGCCCCAATACGTCATTGAAAAAATCTGGGAGCTCACCGGCGGCGATGCCATCATCACGACGGAAGTGGGCCAGCACCAGATGTGGACCGCCCAGTTCTTCGAATTCGACCGCCCGCGCTCCCTGCTGACCTCCGGAGGCCTGGGAACGATGGGCTACGGGTTTCCGGCCGCCATCGGCGCGCAGATGGCCTTCCCCGACAGGCTCGTCATCGACATTGCGGGAGACGGGAGCATCCAGATGAACATCCAGGAGCTTTGTACGGCCGTCTGCAATGACATCCCGGTGAAAGTGGCGATCCTCAACAATCTCTACCTGGGATTGCCCCGCCAATGGCAGGAGCTTTTCTACGAGAAGAACTACACGGGGTCCTGCATGGAAGGCTCTCCGGATTTCGTGAAGCTCGCCGAGGCCTACGGAGCGATTGGGCTGAGGGCCAATAAGCCCGAAGAAGTCGAGCCGGTTCTGCGGGAAGCTTTCAAGATCAGAAAGCCTGTACTGATGGACTTCCTCGTGTCGCGGGAAGAAGGCGTTTACCCCATAGTCCCGCCCGGAAAGAGCATAACCGAGATGCTTCTGGCGTAG
- the ilvB gene encoding biosynthetic-type acetolactate synthase large subunit translates to MGGMVLEITVAEALIKCLEKENVEVVFGYPGGAILPVYDALYHSSRIRHVLVRHEQGAVHAADGYARVTGRVGVCVATSGPGATNLVTGIANAYMDSIPLVVFTGQVPTSQIGTDAFQEVDIFGITMPVTKHNYLVKDPQRLPAIVKNAFHIASTGRPGPVLVDLPKDVAQSVISFKYPGTVRLRGYKPTYRGHPAKIGEIAELIRKSKRPVIYAGGGIVTSDAAGELLQLAETISAPVTNTFMGLAGFPGDHPLFLGMLGLHGTRYANLAITECDLLIGLGARFDDRVTMNINAFAPQATVIHIDIDPAEIGKIVNVHVPLVGDVKTVLQSLLPQLEKTDRSAWLARIRELKEQHPLSYSREGGLKPQFIIEQLWACTRGNAIVATDVGQHQMWVAQYYRFKSPRTLISSGGLGCMGFGLPAAIGASIGRPNAKVVLVTGDGSIQMTMQELGTMIEQGVPAKIIILNNHALGMVRQLQEFYCEGRYMSVNFRFHPDFETLAKAYGIPGHTLRTEEEVTSRLPGIIEAPGAAIVNCLVAAEENVSPMVLAGKGIHEAIDCS, encoded by the coding sequence ATGGGAGGTATGGTTTTGGAGATCACCGTTGCAGAAGCGTTGATAAAGTGCCTCGAAAAGGAAAACGTGGAGGTGGTGTTCGGCTATCCGGGAGGGGCGATCCTGCCGGTCTACGATGCTTTGTACCATTCTTCGCGTATCAGGCACGTGCTGGTGAGGCACGAGCAGGGAGCGGTGCACGCCGCTGACGGATACGCAAGGGTCACCGGCCGGGTGGGGGTTTGCGTGGCCACCTCGGGGCCGGGGGCCACCAACCTGGTCACCGGGATTGCCAACGCGTACATGGATTCCATACCCCTTGTGGTTTTCACCGGCCAGGTTCCCACCAGTCAAATCGGCACGGACGCCTTTCAGGAGGTGGACATATTCGGCATCACCATGCCGGTCACCAAGCACAACTACCTGGTAAAGGATCCCCAGAGGCTGCCGGCCATCGTGAAGAACGCTTTCCATATCGCCTCCACGGGACGTCCGGGTCCGGTGCTGGTCGATTTGCCCAAAGACGTGGCGCAGAGCGTGATTTCGTTCAAGTACCCGGGCACGGTGCGGCTGCGCGGGTACAAGCCGACGTACCGCGGGCACCCCGCGAAGATCGGTGAGATCGCGGAACTGATCCGCAAATCCAAACGACCGGTGATTTACGCCGGGGGTGGGATCGTCACCTCGGATGCGGCCGGGGAGCTGCTCCAGCTGGCGGAGACCATTTCCGCTCCGGTGACCAACACTTTCATGGGACTGGCCGGTTTTCCCGGGGACCACCCGCTCTTTCTCGGAATGCTCGGCTTGCACGGGACGCGTTACGCGAATCTGGCCATCACCGAATGCGACCTGCTGATCGGCCTCGGAGCGCGGTTTGACGACCGCGTCACCATGAACATCAATGCCTTCGCCCCTCAGGCTACGGTCATTCACATCGACATCGACCCTGCCGAGATCGGCAAGATCGTCAACGTGCACGTGCCCCTGGTGGGAGACGTGAAGACGGTGCTCCAGTCGCTTTTGCCGCAGCTGGAAAAGACGGATCGCTCGGCCTGGCTGGCCCGCATACGGGAGCTCAAGGAGCAGCATCCCCTTTCGTACAGCCGGGAAGGCGGCCTGAAACCCCAGTTCATCATCGAACAGCTGTGGGCCTGCACGCGGGGGAACGCTATTGTGGCCACGGACGTCGGCCAGCACCAGATGTGGGTGGCTCAGTACTACCGTTTCAAGTCCCCCCGCACGCTGATTTCCTCGGGGGGACTGGGGTGCATGGGGTTCGGCCTTCCCGCGGCCATCGGCGCGAGCATTGGTCGGCCGAACGCGAAGGTTGTGCTGGTGACCGGCGACGGCAGTATCCAGATGACCATGCAGGAGTTGGGCACCATGATCGAACAGGGTGTGCCGGCCAAGATCATCATCCTGAACAACCATGCCCTCGGCATGGTGCGGCAGTTGCAAGAGTTTTACTGCGAAGGCCGTTACATGTCGGTCAATTTCCGGTTCCACCCGGATTTTGAAACGTTGGCCAAAGCCTATGGAATTCCCGGGCACACGCTGCGAACGGAAGAGGAGGTGACTTCCCGGCTTCCGGGGATAATTGAGGCCCCCGGAGCGGCCATTGTCAACTGCCTGGTCGCAGCCGAAGAAAACGTATCGCCCATGGTACTTGCCGGAAAAGGGATCCACGAGGCGATCGACTGCTCCTGA
- a CDS encoding HD domain-containing protein → MNHKDIVHFFFELGMLKKTPRSGFQFLGSGKESVAEHSYRVAMIGYTLATLTDHPDRYKVVLLCLFHDVPEARTGDLNYVNKQYVVPDETSAVNDLASTLPFGSEYRELLKEYRDEETEASKLVHDADQLDLILELKEQHDLGNTYARQWIHFALKRLKTDIGKRLGAEILRTDSADWWFKGHDHWWLRDQEE, encoded by the coding sequence TTGAATCACAAGGACATCGTTCATTTCTTCTTCGAGCTGGGAATGCTCAAGAAAACCCCCCGTTCAGGGTTCCAGTTTCTCGGTTCCGGCAAGGAATCCGTTGCGGAGCATTCATACCGGGTGGCCATGATCGGCTACACCCTCGCCACGCTCACCGATCATCCCGACCGGTACAAGGTCGTCCTTCTGTGCCTCTTTCACGACGTCCCCGAGGCCCGGACGGGCGACCTCAACTATGTCAACAAGCAGTATGTCGTTCCCGATGAGACCTCAGCCGTCAACGATCTTGCCTCGACTTTGCCGTTCGGGTCCGAATACCGGGAGCTGCTGAAGGAATATCGCGACGAGGAGACGGAGGCGTCGAAGCTGGTGCATGATGCCGATCAGTTGGACCTCATCCTGGAGCTCAAGGAACAGCACGACCTCGGCAACACCTACGCGCGCCAGTGGATTCACTTCGCGCTCAAACGGCTGAAGACGGACATCGGCAAGCGACTGGGCGCCGAAATCCTGCGCACCGACTCGGCAGACTGGTGGTTCAAGGGACACGACCACTGGTGGCTTCGGGATCAGGAGGAGTGA